One window from the genome of Macadamia integrifolia cultivar HAES 741 unplaced genomic scaffold, SCU_Mint_v3 scaffold512, whole genome shotgun sequence encodes:
- the LOC122068984 gene encoding cysteine-rich receptor-like protein kinase 10: protein MCRGDITTEECGLCIKFACGNITQYCPNDEAAIIWYDLCMLSYSNQNISSTLQYQPSWYLWNVNKASNSIQSMSTLVDTMNGLAKQAAYNSSLRKYAAQASYITGSSVPIYVLEQCTDDLTQADCYNCLLYATVLVQYYSVDSQKGGRVLMPSCNLRFEYYSFFESSTAAPPALSSLANPPAPSPPANPSVKFLDDLTMGFLFPGVYSTFVKFLGVDGSRQQPLYIIDFGVAPNSWPTSVPPGSRVSCTNLYWPHPVAAAARIGHYNLRFDLQNRLGFGLGRRKGKISSTIIIISVVLPIAAVILVSVLYKHFFMRRKPKSEIDGLAEISLVQSLQFDFDTIRAATANFSDLNKLGTGGFGPVYKGKLLNGEEVAVKRLSRNSGQGELEFKNEVVLLAKLQHRNLVRLLGFSLQGEEKLLIYEFLPNTSLDHFIFDPIKRAQLDWEIRHKIIKGIARGLLYLHEDSRLRIIHRDLKAGNVLLDKEMNPKISDFGMARLFVVDQAQNTNRVVGTYGYMAPEYARHGFFSVKSDVFSFGVLLLEIMSGRKNNSFYQLEHNEDLLSYIWRNWKEDRAVELIDTTLRENCSISEMTRCIHVGLLCVQENVADRPTMASVDLMFNSSSIIPPIPSSPPAFYVCNRGEEDKSISKNDSWVTEQVPSTNEASITEMHPRMLWSLSQSIAQPIFVTNSCDSTVNYTIGSTYQANLQILFSTLSVNANNINSNGFNSTAIGQNSDTVYGLFMCRGDITTEECGLCIEFACGNITQYCPNDEAAIIWYDLCMLRYSNQNISSTLQYQPLWYLWNLNKASNSIQSISTLVDTMNGLAKQAAYNSSPRKYAAQAPYITGSSVPIYVLEQCTDDLTQADCYNCLLDATVFVQNSSVDSQKGGRVLMPSCNLRFEYHSFFESSTAAPANPSGKGKNTSTIVIISVIFPIGAVILVSVLCIRFFMRRKPKSEIDGLAEISMVQSLQFDFDTIKAATANFSDLNKIGIGGFGPVYKGKLLNGEEVAVKRLSRDSGQGELEFKNEVVLVAKLQHKNLVRLLGFSIQGEEKLLIYEFLPNTSLDHFIFDPIKRAQLDWEMRHKIIRGIARGLLYLHEGSRLRIIHRDLKASNVLLDKEMNPKISDFGTARLFVVDQAQNTNRIVGTYGYMAPEYARHGFFSVKSDVFSFGVLLLEIVSGRKNNSAFYQLEHNEDLLSYNNCLLP, encoded by the exons ATGTGCAGAGGCGATATTACCACAGAAGAATGTGGTCTGTGCATTAAGTTTGCTTGCGGAAATATTACACAATATTGTCCAAATGACGAAGCCGCAATCATATGGTATGATTTATGCATGTTAAGCTACTCAAATCAGAACATCTCCTCGACTCTGCAATATCAACCGTCATGGTATCTGTGGAATGTCAATAAGGCGTCCAACTCAATTCAATCTATGTCAACTTTGGTAGATACAATGAATGGTCTTGCGAAACAGGCTGCCTATAACTCTTCTCTGCGCAAGTATGCAGCTCAGGCTTCATATATTACAGGCAGCTCTGTGCCGATATATGTTCTAGAGCAGTGTACGGATGATCTAACTCAGGCTGATTGTTATAATTGCTTGCTTTATGCTACGGTCTTGGTCCAATATTATAGCGTTGATTCACAGAAAGGTGGGAGAGTTCTCATGCCGAGCTGTAATTTGAGGTTTGAGTACTACTCTTTTTTTGAATCATCAACTGCTGCTCCACCAGCTCTATCATCCCTTGCAAATCCACCAGCTCCATCACCTCCTGCAAATCCATCAG TTAAATTCTTGGACGATTTGACAATGGGATTTTTGTTTCCCGGAGTATATTCGACCTTCGTTAAGTTTTTGGGAGTTGATGGCAGCCGGCAACAGCCGCTGTACATCATCGATTTTGGAGTTGCACCCAATTCTTGGCCGACTTCGGTTCCACCAGGGTCGAGGGTGTCTTGCACCAACCTGTATTGGCCACACCCCGTTGCAGCGGCTGCCAGGATCGGCCATTATAACCTCCGTTTCGACTTGCAGAACCGcctcggttttggtttgggaagAA GGAAAGGAAAAATTTCATCAACTATTATCATTATTTCTGTCGTCCTGCCAATAGCAGCAGTTATTCTTGTTTCTGTCCTatataaacatttttttatgaGGAGGAAGCCAAAGAGTGAAATTGATG GTTTGGCTGAGATTAGCTTGGTGCAATCCTTACAATTCGATTTTGATACAATAAGAGCTGCCACAGCCAATTTCTCTGATTTGAACAAGCTTGGAACGGGTGGATTCGGTCCCGTCTACAAG GGTAAGCTTTTGAATGGAGAAGAAGTTGCTGTGAAGAGGCTTTCTAGAAATTCTGGACAAGGTGAACTAGAATTTAAGAATGAGGTGGTGTTATTGGCCAAGTTGCAGCATAGGAATCTTGTTCGGCTCCTCGGCTTCAGTTTACAAGGAGAAGAAAAGCTCCTAATCTATGAATTCTTACCAAATACAAGCCTCGATCACTTCATATTTG ATCCAATCAAACGTGCACAATTGGATTGGGAAATACGTCACAAAATTATTAAAGGGATTGCTCGAGGGCTTCTCTATCTTCATGAAGATTCTCGACTTAGGATTATACATCGAGATCTCAAAGCAGGCAATGTTTTGTTAGATAAGGAGATGAAcccaaaaatttcagattttggcaTGGCAAGGCTTTTTGTAGTCGACCAAGCTCAGAATACCAACAGGGTTGTCGGAACATA TGGATATATGGCTCCAGAGTATGCAAGGCATGGGTTCTTCTCAGTCAAGTCAGATGTCTTTAGTTTTGGTGTTTTACTTTTAGAAATTATGAGCGGTCGGAAGAACAACAGCTTTTATCAATTGGAGCACAATGAGGACCTTCTTAGCTAT ATATGGAGAAATTGGAAAGAAGACAGGGCTGTGGAGTTGATAGATACGACTTTGAGAGAAAATTGTTCGATAAGTGAAATGACGCGATGCATTCATGTTGGACTGCTATGTGTTCAAGAAAATGTTGCTGACAGACCCACCATGGCATCAGTTGATCTCATGTTCAATAGCTCATCCATCATCCCCCCAATACCATCATCACCACCTGCCTTTTATGTTTGTAACAGAGGGGAGGAAGACAAATCTATCTCAAAGAATGATTCATGGGTAACAGAGCAAGTTCCATCTACCAATGAGGCATCTATTACTGAGATGCACCCTCG TATGCTCTGGTCGTTGAGCCAAAGCATTGCACAACCAATCTTTGTTACAAACTCCTGCGACTCGACGGTTAATTACACTATTGGCAGCACATACCAAGCCAACCTCCAAATTCTATTCTCTACTTTATCCGTTAATGCTAACAACATTAACAGTAACGGATTTAACAGTACAGCAATTGGTCAGAATTCCGATACTGTCTATGGTCTCTTTATGTGCAGAGGCGATATTACCACAGAAGAATGTGGTCTGTGCATTGAGTTTGCTTGCGGAAATATTACACAATATTGTCCGAATGACGAAGCCGCAATTATATGGTATGATTTATGCATGTTACGCTACTCAAATCAGAACATCTCCTCGACTCTGCAATATCAACCGTTATGGTATCTGTGGAATCTCAATAAGGCGTCCAACTCAATTCAATCTATATCGACTTTGGTAGATACAATGAATGGTCTTGCGAAACAGGCTGCCTATAACTCTTCTCCGCGCAAGTATGCAGCTCAGGCTCCATATATTACAGGCAGCTCTGTGCCGATATATGTTCTAGAGCAGTGTACTGATGATCTAACTCAGGCTGATTGTTATAATTGCTTACTTGATGCTACGGTCTTTGTCCAAAATTCTAGCGTTGATTCACAGAAAGGTGGGAGAGTTCTCATGCCGAGCTGTAATTTGAGGTTTGAGTACCACTCTTTCTTTGAATCATCAACTGCTGCTCCAGCGAATCCATCAG ggaaaggaaaaaatacatcAACTATTGTCATTATTTCTGTCATCTTTCCAATAGGGGCTGTTATACTTGTTTCTGTCCTATGTATACGTTTTTTTATGAGGAGGAAGCCAAAGAGTGAAATTGATG GTTTGGCTGAGATTAGCATGGTGCAATCCTTACAATTTGACTTTGATACAATAAAAGCTGCCACAGCCAACTTCTCTGATTTGAACAAGATTGGAATAGGTGGATTCGGTCCCGTCTACAAG GGTAAGCTTTTGAATGGAGAAGAAGTTGCTGTGAAGAGGCTTTCTAGAGATTCTGGACAAGGTGAACTAGAATTTAAGAATGAGGTGGTGTTAGTGGCCAAGTTGCAGCACAAGAATCTTGTACGGCTCCTCGGCTTCAGCATACAAGGAGAGGAAAAACTCCTGATCTATGAATTCTTGCCAAATACAAGCCTCGATCACTTCATATTTG ATCCAATCAAACGTGCACAATTGGACTGGGAAATGCGTCACAAAATTATAAGAGGGATTGCTCGAGGGCTTCTCTATCTTCATGAAGGTTCTCGACTTAGGATTATACACCGAGATCTCAAAGCAAGCAATGTTTTGTTAGACAAGGAGATGAAcccaaaaatttcagattttggcaCGGCAAGGCTTTTTGTAGTCGACCAAGCTCAGAATACCAACAGAATTGTCGGAACATA TGGATATATGGCTCCAGAGTATGCAAGGCATGGGTTCTTCTCAGTCAAGTCTGATGTCTTTAGTTTTGGTGTCTTGCTTTTAGAAATTGTGAGCGGTCGGAAGAACAACAGCGCTTTTTATCAATTGGAGCACAATGAAGACCTTCTTAGCTAT AATAATTGTTTGTTACCATGA
- the LOC122068971 gene encoding putative receptor-like protein kinase At4g00960 yields MDYTGFLFLPSFSLLCFLSQSTLQPYYAANDCSGNNYTANSIYQSNLNLLLSSLSSNAINSTGFYNTTIVKNLNTIYGLLLCRGDISSQECQHCVKKAAADVTNHCPNQTVATIWYDLCMLRYSDQFIFSTMQETPTWFLSNVNDVPNPDQFNQTLGDLMNSLVNLAAFGSSTSLFAAGAANYTSSFEKIYGLVQCTPDISQNDCYRCLVGAVSNIPSCCNGKQGGRVLMPSCNLRYELNDAFYESIAAPPPPSSPATPSLTPPSSPTNNTVTPGNGKNSSTTVIIAVILPITGLILVSVLCICFFKRRKPKREIDGVDEINPVQSLQFDFNTIRAATTNFSEMNKLGQGGFGAVYKGKLLNGQEVAVKRLSTDSGQGELEFKNEVLLLAKLQHRNLVRLLGFSLKGGEKLLIYEFLPNASLDHFIFDPIKRTQLDWEKRHKIIRGIARGLLYLHEDSRLRIIHRDLKASNVLLDEEMNPKISDFGMARLFVVDQTQNTNKIVGTYGYMAPEYALHGLFSVKSDVFSFGVLILEIVSGRKNSFYQFECNEDLLSHAWRNWRENTAIELIDSTLRENCSISEVMRCIQIALLCVQENVADRPTMASVDLMFSSASITLAIPLSPAFFDYNRDEAEKSSSTAKSTPKSTTELYPR; encoded by the exons ATGGATTACACTGGatttctcttccttccttctttcagTCTCCTCTGTTTTTTGAGCCAGAGCACTCTGCAACCTTACTATGCAGCCAACGACTGCTCAGGAAATAATTACACAGCTAACAGCATATACCAATCCAACCtcaatcttcttctctcttcgcTATCTTCTAATGCTATCAACAGTACTGGATTCTACAACACAACAATTGTCAAGAATTTGAACACAATCTACGGTCTTTTGCTCTGCAGAGGCGATATTTCCTCCCAAGAATGTCAACATTGTGTTAAAAAGGCTGCTGCCGATGTCACAAATCACTGTCCAAACCAGACAGTAGCAACAATATGGTATGATTTATGTATGTTAAGGTACTCGGATCAGTTCATCTTCTCAACTATGCAAGAAACTCCAACTTGGTTTTTGTCCAATGTCAATGATGTGCCCAACCCAGATCAGTTTAATCAGACTTTGGGAGATTTAATGAATAGCCTTGTGAACCTGGCAGCCTTTGGCTCTTCTACCAGTCTGTTTGCAGCTGGGGCTGCAAATTATACAAGCAGCTTTGAGAAGATATATGGGTTGGTGCAGTGTACTCCTGATATATCTCAGAATGATTGCTATAGATGCTTAGTTGGGGCTGTTTCCAATATCCCAAGTTGTTGCAATGGAAAGCAAGGTGGGAGAGTTCTCATGCCCAGCTGTAATTTGAGATATGAGCTCAATGATGCTTTCTATGAATCAATTGCTGCTCcaccacctccatcatctcctgCAACTCCTTCTCTTACACCTCCTTCTTCACCAACAAACAATACAGTAACACCAG GGAATGGAAAAAATTCATCAACTACTGTCATTATTGCCGTCATCCTGCCAATAACTGGACTTATACTTGTTTCTGTCCTGTGTATATGTTTTTTCAAAAGGAGGAAGCCAAAGAGAGAAATTGATG GTGTGGATGAGATCAATCCAGTGCAATCTTTGCAATTCGATTTTAATACAATAAGAGCTGCCACAACTAACTTCTCTGAAATGAATAAGCTAGGACAAGGTGGATTTGGTGCCGTCTACAAG GGTAAGCTTTTAAATGGACAAGAAGTTGCTGTGAAGAGGCTTTCTACAGACTCTGGACAAGGTGAACTAGAATTTAAGAATGAGGTGTTGTTACTGGCCAAGTTGCAGCACAGGAATCTTGTACGACTCCTTGGCTTCAGCTtaaaaggaggagaaaagcTCTTGATCTATGAATTCTTGCCAAATGCAAGCCTTGATCACTTCATATTTG ATCCAATCAAACGCACACAATTAGACTGGGAAAAGCGTCACAAAATCATAAGAGGGATTGCTCGAGGGCTTCTCTATCTTCATGAAGATTCTCGACTTAGGATTATACATCGAGATCTCAAAGCCAGCAATGTTTTGTTAGACGAGGAGATGAAtccaaaaatttcagattttggaatggCAAGACTTTTTGTAGTTGACCaaactcaaaatacaaataaaattgTCGGAACATA TGGCTATATGGCTCCAGAGTATGCGCTGCATGGCCTCTTCTCTGTTAAGTCAGATGTGTTCAGTTTTGGTGTCTTAATTTTGGAAATTGTGAGCGGTCGGAAAAACAGTTTTTATCAATTTGAGTGCAATGAGGACCTTCTTAGCCAT GCATGGAGAAATTGGAGGGAAAACACGGCCATAGAGTTGATAGATTCAACTTTGAGGGAAAATTGTTCGATAAGTGAAGTGATGCGATGCATTCAAATTGCATTGCTATGTGTTCAAGAAAATGTTGCTGATAGACCCACCATGGCATCAGTTGATCTCATGTTCAGTAGCGCATCCATCACTCTTGCAATACCATTATCACCTGCCTTTTTTGATTATAACAGAGACGAGGCAGAAAAATCTTCATCCACAGCTAAGTCAACACCAAAGTCTACCACTGAGTTGTACCCTCGGTGA